In the Chelonoidis abingdonii isolate Lonesome George chromosome 13, CheloAbing_2.0, whole genome shotgun sequence genome, one interval contains:
- the SGSH gene encoding N-sulfoglucosamine sulfohydrolase, protein MYGLHQDVHHFNSFDKVQSLPLLLSQAHIRTGIIGKKHVGPETVYPFDFAYTEENSSVLQVGRNITRIKLLVRKFLQSQDERPFFLYVAFHDPHRCGHSQPQYGAFCEKFGNGESGMGWIPDWKPQPYSPEHVQLPYFVPDTPAARADLAAQYTTIGRMDQGIGLVLEELRSTGFHNTTLVIYTSDNGIPFPSGRTNLYWSGTAEPLLVSSPKHTERWGQVSQAYASLLDLTPTILDWFAVPYPSYSIFGTKTVQLTGKSLLPALVSEQPWITVFSSQSHHEVTMYYPMRAIQHQQFRLIHNLNFRTPFPIDQDFYVSPTFQDLLNRTRARQPTHWNKTLHQYCYRDRWELFDRSSDPTESRNLASDSQYAEVLELLKAHLLKWQWDTNDPWVCAPDGILEEKLSPQCQPLYNEL, encoded by the exons atgtatgggCTGCACCAGGACGTGCACCATTTCAACTCCTTTGACAAGGTGCAGAGTCTTCCCCTGCTGCTCAGCCAGGCACATATCCGGACAG GGATAATTGGGAAGAAGCATGTTGGGCCAGAGACGGTGTATCCCTTTGATTTCGCGTACACTGAGGAGAACAGCTCTGTGCTGCAGGTGGGCAGAAACATCACCCGGATCAAACTGCTTGTCCGGAAATTCCTGCAGAGCCAGGACGAGAG GCCATTCTTCTTGTACGTCGCCTTCCACGATCCCCATCGCTGCGGCCATTCCCAGCCCCAGTATGGGGCCTTCTGTGAGAAGTTCGGCAATGGTGAGAGCGGCATGGGCTGGATCCCCGACTGGAAGCCTCAGCCGTACAGCCCAGAGCACGTGCAG ctcccGTACTTCGTTCCAGACACTCCAGCCGCTCGCGCTGACCTGGCTGCCCAGTACACAACAATCGGGCGCATGGACCAAG GGATCGGGCTGGTCCTGGAGGAGCTGCGCAGCACCGGCTTTCACAACACCACACTGGTGATTTACACCTCCGACAACGGCATCCCATTCCCCAGCGGCAGGACTAACCTGTATTGGTCGGGCACTGCTGAGCCCCTGCTGgtctcctcccccaaacacaccGAGCGCTGGGGGCAGGTCAGCCAGGCCTATGCCAGCCTGTTGG aTCTCACGCCCACCATCTTGGACTGGTTCGCCGTCCCCTATCCCAGCTACAGCATCTTCGGCACCAAGACAGTGCAGCTCACCGGGAAATCGCTCCTGCCAGCCCTCGTGTCAGAGCAGCCTTGGATCACCGTCTTCAGCAGCCAGAGCCACCATGAGGTCACCATGTACTACCCCATGCGGGCTATCCAGCACCAGCAGTTCCGCCTGATCCACAACCTCAACTTCAGAACGCCTTTCCCTATCGACCAGGACTTCTACGTCTCGCCAACCTTCCAGGACCTGCTCAACCGGACCAGAGCCAGGCAGCCGACCCATTGGAACAAGACCCTGCACCAGTACTGCTACCGGGACCGCTGGGAGCTGTTCGACCGGAGCAGCGATCCCACCGAGAGCCGGAACCTGGCCTCCGACTCCCAGTACGCTGAGGTCTTGGAGCTGCTCAAAGCCCACCTGTTGAAGTGGCAGTGGGACACTAATGACCCTTGGGTGTGTGCCCCAGACGGCATCTTAGAGGAAAAACTGAGCCCCCAGTGCCAGCCACTTTACAATGAACTGTGA